From the genome of Ptychodera flava strain L36383 chromosome 22, AS_Pfla_20210202, whole genome shotgun sequence, one region includes:
- the LOC139122583 gene encoding solute carrier family 15 member 4-like produces MATGSNYGSGISLTEQDAESPPSANNSPSHEKTPLILKEDSSDDQDKEGNTPKARRTIPFKSRKERLLVIICILCTELCERLTYYSISANLVLFCTSELDLSNQNALTISFVFTGTSYFVPIIGGFIADSIAGKFNAIYGSGLIYFLGAILLPVVAIPFLDLSDGTHELNTSQKRFYYLLGLTLVAIGTGGIKSNVGPFGAQQTEDLGQSAVQTFFSWFYWFINVGSAVAFSVVAYIQQEVSFVIGYLIPAVSILIATILLLIGRNSYVNRPPEGSAYSRVTKILCQSVKRIRSESLNGVEVDSCLDRAKEDYGGSYKDIHVEEVKSLGRIIPVFLTIIPYWTVYFQMQSTYYLQGMGLRLEHDNFTVPISALNLFNIAIILIMIPVMDRLVYPCLENRGIKFTQLRRIGFGMILVTLSVVVAAIVEIFRKKNINSGIPLQQVINDDVYNASNISIFVQIPQFTLIGASEIFTSITGLEFAYSQSPASMQGVVMGMFLLTSGLGSYLGSLLVIIVNAASEPHKWLPDEDINSGYLERFFFLLAVIMLADFFVFIVIAWRYTYIRTNDPLPLDTTPQGKRGTLNLGVDLKDGRLPSEPDDSTV; encoded by the exons atggcaactggCTCCAACTACGGCAGTGGCATTAGTCTCACCGAACAGGATGCAGAATCTCCACCATCTGCCAACAACAGCCCCTCACACGAGAAAACCcctctgattttgaaagaggacaGCAGTGATGACCAGGACAAGGAGGGGAATACCCCAAAAGCAAGACGGACAATACCATTCAAGAGCAGAAAAGAGAGATTGTTAGTGATTATCTGTATACTGTGCACGGAACTTTGTGAACGTTTAACCTACTACAGTATCTCCGCCAATTTAGTTTTGTTCTGTACTAGCGAGCTGGACCTTAGCAACCAGAATGCCCTCACGATCAGTTTTGTGTTCACCGGAACTTCATACTTCGTTCCGATCATTGGTGGATTCATAGCTGATTCCATCGCTGGAAAATTCAACGCTATCTATGGATCAGGCCTCATTTACTTTCTCG GTGCAATATTACTTCCAGTGGTGGCAATTCCATTCCTTGATCTGAGTGATGGTACGCATGAACTCAACACTTCGCAAAAACGTTTCTACTACCTCCTTGGTTTGACGCTGGTTGCTATAGGAACTGGTGGTATCAAATCTAATGTAGGACCGTTCGGAGCCCAGCAAACAGAGGATCTCGGACAAAGCGCGGTGCAAACATTCTTCAGCTG GTTTTACTGGTTCATCAACGTTGGCTCAGCCGTAGCATTTTCTGTGGTGGCGTACATCCAGCAAGAAGTCAGTTTTGTTATCGGCTACCTCATCCCTGCTGTTAGCATTTTAATTGCTACAATATTGCTCCTGATCGGAAGAAACAGCTACGTCAACCGTCCGCCGGAAG GAAGTGCATACTCCAGGGTTACCAAGATTCTTTGTCAAAGTGTCAAGAGAATCCGTTCCGAGTCTTTGAACGGAGTGGAAGTAGACAGCTGTCTGGATAGGGCCAAGGAGGACTATGGTGGAAGTTATAAAGACATCCATGTTGAAGAAGTCAAATCCCTGGGCAGGATTATTCCGGTATTTTTGACCATCATTCCATACTGGACTGTGTATTTTCAG ATGCAGTCAACGTATTACTTACAAGGAATGGGGTTAAGACTGGAACATGACAACTTCACCGTCCCTATCTCGGCCTTGAACTTGTTCAATATTGCTATAATATTAATCATGATACCCGTCATGGACAGACTTGTCTACCCGTGTCTTGAGAACAGAGGAATTAAATTCACCCAGTTGAGAAGAATAG GGTTTGGTATGATTCTGGTCACGCTGTCGGTAGTTGTAGCGGCCATTGTGGAAATATTTCGCAAAAAGAACATCAATTCGGGAATACCTCTACAACAGGTGATCAATGATGACGTCTACAACGCGTCAAATATCAGTATCTTTGTTCAGATACCTCAGTTCACGCTGATCGGAGCAAGTGAAATATTCACCTCAATTACTG GATTGGAGTTTGCATATTCACAGTCTCCAGCCTCAATGCAGGGTGTCGTCATGGGAATGTTTCTCCTCACGTCCGGTCTTGGCAGTTACCTCGGCTCTCTCCTGGTTATCATAGTCAACGCTGCTTCAGAAC CTCATAAGTGGCTGCCAGATGAAGATATAAACAGTGGTTACCTGGAGAGATTTTTCTTCCTCCTTGCTGTCATTATGTTAGCTGATTTCTTTGTGTTCATCGTCATCGCATGGAGGTATACGTACATCAGGACGAACGACCCCCTACCTCTCGATACAACGCCCCAGGGCAAGAGGGGGACTCTTAACCTCGGAGTAGACCTCAAGGATGGGAGACTGCCAAGTGAACCAGATGACAGTACAGTCTGA